cagacTCAGCTTCCCAATTAAGAGTTAAAACCTTTGAACTTCACTCCCTGTAGACCTCCCCAATCTTACAGGAAAGGCTGTGGAACAGTAATAAGCTCATAGCAAATTCTCTGCTTTAGTTTTCATGTTACCTCTATACCTACTCCCAAATCACTACCTGCTTCAGACCTCCAAGTCTCCTTTCCCTACAGGTGCAGAGATTCCTTCCCATGAAGATCACACCTTCCACAGAAGAAAGTAGTAATTTTAGGAATTAATACTCaattcctcctgcttttctctgaagGCTTACAGGAAGCTAGTTCACAGAAAAGCTAAAGCACTTACCACTTCACCACATACCCAATAAAAGAACAACAGCTGAAAAGGCTTTAGCATAGTGACTGTTCTGAAAACTATTAAATgcaatgtttgttttattttaataaaagcagtccagtgaaagaatttcttttggaaacacAAGGTATTTCAATGCAGACAGATGTGTCTCTGAAAGCATGTCCTGAGATAAAAAAGCAGTTCCAGTTACACCAGTTGGATAAAAATGCCTACCTGTTTCACTGCTCTGAATTCCATCTGCAGCTTTAAAGGCGCATGGAGTCCTTGAATATTTCTCAGTGTGGCAAAGTTTGTTTTATCTTGATTTAACTGGAACTATCACAAACAACattgatttcagaaaaagttaCTTTCAAGTACAGCCATAGAAGACATTTGTGACATCCTATTTAAATGAACATGCTTATTAAatttatatgtaaaaattcACCATCATATGTGTCTCAAATGTACAGGAAATATAGTGATGCAGtaatatttgttttatgaaactgaaattgctttttgctggattttattacaaatcaatagtagcaattttattttgttatttttgacaATCAGGACATGTAACACCACCAAGTGGTGTAGTTTTGCACTACTTTACATTACTACAATATTGTCAGCATGAACTGGAAGCAAACTCTGGTTTAAAGTAAGAACACAAAAGCCACAATTGATGTTATTGTTAGCCATCAAAGACTCTACTTGAAAACActtgaaatacttttctgaTCAAGGAGGCAGATAGAGCACCACTTATACTCCATATGActccaaaaagcaaaagaaaacttgtAATTTTATTAAGTGCTCTAAAACTGATCAGTAGGACCAAGAAAATCTATTTAGTAGAGggttcttttaattaaaaagtgctGGCTCACAAATACTGAATTACACAAAAAGTAACTTACACTTAATGTAAACTTAAGCTTCAGTAATCCAGACTCAAATTTGGCTTTCATAGTTGTGACTACATGCATGTAATGTTGACACagtaaagtaaaacaaaaactaCAAATCTCTTGTTTTAAAACCCGTACTCAATCACCCTGACAAAAGCCTACTAGTACAAGAATATCATCCCATTTTATGTGGAGAGATCCCAATAAACAACAGGAAGATACAAGTCAAAGGCATaacatgcattttcttctcaacTACCCGTGTTGAATGCTCTTCaaaagtgtcctggtttcacaaaccagaaaaaactgttttcacccaaactgaccaaagggatattccatactatatgacaacatgctcagtttataaggagcttgggggaaggggggggggggggggcggcagcattcggagcaatggcgtttgttacgcatgacagagccctgctttcctggagatggctgaacacctgcctgcccatgggaagtggggaatgaattccttgctttgctttgcttgtgcgcacggcttttgctttacctattaaactgtttttatctcagcccacgagttttctcactttaacttttctaattctcttccccatcccgatggggggggtggggggagtaaACGAGCGGCTGTgtgatgctcagctgccggctggggtaaaaccacaacaaaaagtTAGCAGAAAACACTATTTATATGCCTCATCCCAAGCTTATAATTCTGGtcacattatttttccatttcttttcttttataaaggTAATAGTCCTTATCTGGGTAGCAGATTTGGTTTCTACTAGTGCTACCTGAATAACCTATCCTTTACAGCAGTAAAAACAACCATAACTCTCTCAGGCTAACATAAGTACATGTACATTCAAATGtacatgaaaataattcttagATAAATCAGCCATAAACTTACAGAAAAACTAACCAAAGAATATGTGGAAAAAAGACAACTTAAAAGTTTCACATACTTCTTAGGGGATCACATTGcccattttaattatttctgtgcatTCTTCCTCTCTAGCATGTAATCTTTCAATTATGCAGATATTATACAGCAAGAACAGTTAAAAACTAACTTATGGCAGtcagttgcaaaaaaaaaatcaattgacaAATAGCTCTGAAACATTTATAACATTTGTAAATAAGCTCATGAAGTTGTTGTCACATTAGCATCGTCCCTTTAACCAAAGACAACACTAGCTCTGGTTAGAATTAGAATACATGAGACATTAGACTCAGACCTCATCATGCCGATTATCTTAGCAATTTGGAACATTACATCCAAGTACTGCCTTTGCTTCAtgatattttattacattaaatCTTCTGTGACCAAACAGGCACCAGAGATGAGATTCAGTTCAATCAGCTATTTAGCCAAGGCTCAGTCTAGTCTCCCTTTACGTTCAACCTATGGTCCACAGACCATGAGTAACGACTAAGCAGGACAAGACTGCACACATGACAAACTGTATGTGTAAAATTTCTAGACAGgatcaaataatttaaataaggATTTATGGGCTCACAGACTGAAAGTCTAAAAGTGAAGATATGTGGTAAACTTACAGACAAAATGGGAGGATCAGCCTTCCAGACGTGACAGGTGTGTCCCCCACCTAACTACAGAAGCTTCATACACTACTAACTTAGTAAGGTTTAGTCATCTAAAAGTTATTAAGCAAATCCCTACTGGGAAACCTGCTTACATACTTGAAGTGGAGAGAGTCACATGTGGGAGGTTAACATTAAACAAATTTGCCAATGATGATATTTGTATAAATAAAGTGTTACTGTTGTTGAACATCTTTGTTCTGTTAAAGGCAAGACCGTGCTCATTACTTGTTACTGCACAAAGCAGTCCTGGTAACCACattgttaatttaaatttcataatTAGTTAGGAGTGAAGATGGCTACATTTGATGTtatacttacatttttttctgacagctcCAGTGGGTGGCTGGGCAACAATTCATTTTTCACACTTGTAAAGCTAgaaattgaagtaaaaaaaaccccctgaacttcaaaaaaattaatcgGGCTACTGCTTTTTTAGTTGCATTCCAAAACTAATCTCAGATACAAACCTAGAGACACACACAATTAACGTACTTCCaactatcaaaaaaaaaaaagcttaacaGTGAAGCAATAAATAAGACCTCTAACTACAGCactaccaaaagaaaaaaaaaataatttcaggcatccttttttctttatgtttgaCAAAAAAGAGTGATAGCTTTTCTTCCTTGACTCCTttcagaaatagagaaaaatattaataaatgaaaacattacagGTTTAATTACATCCAAGCTACATAGATCGTTCATGTTAGAACAATCCAAGCTTTTGGAACTGAATATTGTACATACAACTATGGCGGGGGATGTAGGTATTACCCACATTTTAAACTCCATGCACTTATTTTAGTTTCATTATCCAAGCCATGTACATAGTTTTGCACTCATGTCTACATGTATTTTACAACTAGCATATCTTTCATAATTATTAATACCTTGCCATCACTTTTCTAAAAAGATGTATCAAACAGGTAAAAGTAGAATAATATTACCTACTTCTTGAACTGAAGagtttcacagaaaattcaAGCTTGAAAGACAATCTGACTAAATGTGCACTTTAAGCTACAGCTTTTGAGATGTATCTGCCaataaccttttttaaaaagtcaacatCCAATACATGCTTTCTTCCTGCTGAAGCTGAACATCAGCTATGGCACAATTcaataagaaaaagtaaagcatACCCTCTACGCAGAAGATCTTGACCTTCAAATGGTCCTGAAGCTGAAAATTCAGTAATCGGAATACTATCCTTCAACAGAGAAGCAGCGCCTCTGgaattctgaaacaaaaaagtagGATTGCTTTAACAGAACCAGACCACTTTCATATGGGCCATCGGGCCAGGCAAATGAAACAAAGTGCTCAAAGACTCCTTAAACTACTCATATACAAGCCCTAGACTTTAAAGagtctcaaaaaaaaccaaccaacccaaaacacaccaccaaaacacaaacaagtcTGATGACAGTTAAAGGTACTG
This sequence is a window from Balearica regulorum gibbericeps isolate bBalReg1 chromosome 1, bBalReg1.pri, whole genome shotgun sequence. Protein-coding genes within it:
- the POMP gene encoding proteasome maturation protein isoform X1; translated protein: MKECSDMCFSVLLAKHDLLPSFSSLQPRNSRGAASLLKDSIPITEFSASGPFEGQDLLRRGFTSVKNELLPSHPLELSEKNFQLNQDKTNFATLRNIQGLHAPLKLQMEFRAVKQVQRLPFLHSSNMALDTLRGNDECIGFEDILNDPSQSEVMGEPHIMMEYKLGLL
- the POMP gene encoding proteasome maturation protein isoform X2, with the protein product MNSRGAASLLKDSIPITEFSASGPFEGQDLLRRGFTSVKNELLPSHPLELSEKNFQLNQDKTNFATLRNIQGLHAPLKLQMEFRAVKQVQRLPFLHSSNMALDTLRGNDECIGFEDILNDPSQSEVMGEPHIMMEYKLGLL